In the genome of Lathyrus oleraceus cultivar Zhongwan6 chromosome 4, CAAS_Psat_ZW6_1.0, whole genome shotgun sequence, the window ATTCACTATTATTGACCCCTAAGCCCCCAGTTTCCATAGTCTTGTAGACATTTTTCCAACTCGCCCAATTAATAATCTTCCTTTCACCATCTTCCCCAATAAGAATTCTTTTTTCATCTTGTCAATCTCCCTCCATGAGAAGTAGTACCAATTGACAGTTGATTCCTTTTCCGCACGTACAATTTTCCTTTGAGCTTAAACAATACTCTCTCAATCCCACAATTTTTCTTTGAGCTTAAACAATACTTTCTATGTCCCACGATGAAGGAACAAGTGGACTATTTTATATAGATTAAGAAAAAAGAATAAATGAAAGAGAGAGAATGATTTTTTTACAAAAGTATCCTTATCATGTATTGGGAATGACGAAAGTAATACTCCCTTTGTTCCTTattaagtgtcattttttgatTTTCTAGACATAATTATTCTTTTATCTATAATatccttaattattcttttatctataatacccttacttttcaaacaataattatTCTTTTATCTATAATAGCCTTAATTATTTATTCCATTCATTTTACTTTCTCTCTCTGTAATAATTACTTAtgggtaattttgacaaaagtgcAATTAATATTATCTTGAACTTTgtaagtgacaattaaaaagaaataattttttttcaagaAAATGACACTTATAAAGAAACGGAGGGTGTAATAATTAAAGGGTAAAATTGAAAAATATGCATTGGAAATTGAAATGGATCATTCATTTTGGAATATTTTTTTATTCTAAATAGGTCACTCATTATGGAACGGATGGAGTATAGAATTTCACGTGGATTTCCTCCTTAGATTAGCTCCCACGTGAAATCCAAGAAAAGGGAATGGAAATGAACCAGTCCCAGATGAAAAAAACTTGAAGCAATCTGCATAAATGATTCCTTCACATTGATTCCAAACTCCTTGCTCTTGTGAAAATTGACACAAAATCTTACAAGTAGATTATTCTATACGTCTTCTATTATTCTTTATGTCTTCTACCAATAGATTTTCTTCATAGTTGATGTATGATTGAGTCTTGACAAGTAGATGACTCATGATTCCTAGTTCCTTCAATCTAAGTTTCTCTTTAAATATAAAATCTGACCTAAGGCACTTTTTGAAAATCGAACAGTTCATTTTTTTTGTCAGGTCCCCTGACCTCCACTGCTTCTTTGTTAAACATATCAGTATATTATGTCAAGAGTTTCCTTATTCCTCTAGTAGATGGAGCTAAGCACGACCACTATCCTCGGTTAACGTCTTCGGATACGTACGGTGATACATTACTAATTTAAAAAGACTAGATATGATAAGTTTAAAATACACATAAAAAAATGGTAATAATAATTTATTTGAAACATTTTAAATGGATAAAAGTGATATGTTATGGTTATCAAAATTTTCTAATGAAAAAATATGAAGGTATGTAGAAGAAAATAACATTGCACTTAGGCCCTATATCTGCAGGCAGTGCTGTAGCACTGGCCTCATAATAATATGGGCTtcatattttattattattattgaatatataaaaaaaatattagaAAATAAAATGTTTGGTATCAGAAAAACTTTTGATTTTCTCCCTCTTTCTCTTCTCAGAACCGTGAAATAAAGAAAAGGAAAACAGAATTTTCTCTCTAAAAATCTTCTCTTCACCCTTGTAACAAAACTTTCGCCGCACCACTGTAACAAAAAGTTGTACCGCCGCACATCATTCCTCTCCTCTATAAGGTTTGTTTCTTGAATCATTTTCTTTTCATTcatttaaaaaattatatattttttattgtGATTTGATTTTGAAGTTAGAAAAACAAGTAATTTTAATTGGAATAAATTGAATATTTAAATTGATTTAGAAGGTATTAAAAGAGAGTAATTATAAAAATTTGCATATAAAAAAAGTTGCTGAAAATGTAGATTTTTTTGATTTGGTACCGTGGTACAGTAACAGTAGTAGTGTTAATATGATTTGTTGGATATTAATATTATTCTATTATTACTATTAATAAATTGGTGTAGGAGTTTGTTAGAAAAACAAAAATGAATGGTATTCACTTCaatattattattaattgaatttgattttatGAATAAGTATGATTTGATTAGTAGTACCATTTTATAAATAAGTATGATTTGAATAGTTATTttttacaaaaagaaaaagaaagtgATACAGTGTCAATATTTTATTTTATGGATGAACttatattatattaaatattattatattaatttaCTTTTTTAACTAATTTTTAATTACTAATTTTCAAtgttttttttatgattaatgTATAATTTCCTTTATTTAAATGTaattgattttctatttttcttgtTACTAATGTAATAATTTAATATGTAGGGATACAATTTCACAACAGGGTTATTGGTAGATCATCAACAGACATAAAAGAAATAGTGAGATATTCCAGGTTTTTTTTACTATGCCTCCTAAGAATAGGAAGTAAGAATGTGGAAATGATAAGCGtaggaagaagaagaaaattgaagaGTTAATTCAATCTAAAGTAGGAGTTTTTGATAAATTTTTAATCAAAGAAccacaagtttcaaatgaaagtCATTATGTTGATAATATTGATGTTGAATTTCTTGATAATGTGCCcattgaaaatgataatcttgatattgtgcccattgaaaatgataatcttgatattgtgcccattgaaaatgataatcttgaTATTGTGCCTTTTGAAaatgatatattattatttttgaaatgCTTGGATTGTTTTTCTAATACAGTTATTGCATATAGAATGTTATTGACTATTCCTGTAACAGTTGCTTCCGGAGAAAGAACGTTTTCAAAATTGAAGTTGTTAAAGACGTACTTGCGGTCTACCATGTCACAGGAAAGGGCTTAATGGATTGACATTAATAGCAGTGAAAAATGATATTTTGGAGACAATTAAATATGAAGACTTAGTTAACGAATTTGCTTCAAAAAATGTTCGTAAGAATGCTCTTTTTAAATAGTTAGTTAGTTTAAGTTATATGAAATGATGTTTATACTTTAAACAATACTTTGAGTTTTTGATATTTCATTTCTTTAATATATAATTTTATCTTTTGCTTGtcattttaattattaaaattatatattttttaaatttagaCCTATTTTTAAAATTAGAACACTCTGAATTGATTGGGCCGGCTCTATTCAAATCTATTTATAAAAAGAAATGTTAAAACAATAGAAATACATATAGAAAAAGAAGAAGTTGACAAAAGACataaataacaaaataaattTAAGTACTCAATGGAAattgtgatatatatatatatatatatatatatatatatatatatatatatatatatatatatatatatatatatatatatatatatatatatatatatatatatatatgattattTTGTATAAAAGGACACGTGTCATAAAAAAGTAATAAGGATCAAGGGTTATTTTGTATAGTTGGTAGTGATTAGGTTTCTCAAGAGTTTATACTATGATAAgttatgaaaagttttttttTCCTAAAATTTTTATAACTAAAAATAATTATTTTCAATCttataataaaaatagaaagaaaaaattgTAATAGACTATCTTGTGGCTCTTTATGGCCCACAATATTTGGGAAAAGTTGCAAATTTAAACACAAACATTTCTGTTCTGATTTCTGAACAACCAAATGAAGTTTACATGAAACTTCCCAATGCCCAAAAGAATATCCAAAATATAAAAAGACAAACACACACATAGAAATGAATACAAACTttgaaaatttgagagaaattAACAATAGATTACCAGAAGAACAAGGAATTCATAGAAAGAAACATCTCAACTATATATATATAAATCCATAATTGATGGTTTTATATTGACTTTTCAATATCAGTAACACACTACTGAATTTAGATTCTCAAAAACTATATAAAAACCTAACATTTATTTTAGGACAACAAAATCAGAAAATAGATAATTTAATTACACAtacactatatatatatatatatatatatatatatatatatatatatatatatatatatatatatatatatatatatatatatatatatatatatatatatatatatatatatatatatatatatatatcagcATAACATTTTCTCAATTATTTCCTTCTCTAGCAACAATAAGTTCATCCATGTTATCATTACCAATATCTTCAGGTATTAATATTTCATCTTCAGTTGTGAAATTGTACCTACTACCAATAGCTCTTAAGAATTGATACACTTCAAACATGGTTGGCCTCTGCTTTGGAGTTTCTGAAACACAGTTGCATGCAACCTTTAGAAATTGGAAAAGCTCGTTATCATCGCCTTTGTCAACTAGCGATTCGTCAATGGCATCGTGGAGTTTCGAGTTTGTTGTAAGCTCGGCAATCCATTCTACGAGGTTTCCTTTAAAAGTTTCCGGCGCTTTAGCCACACTTGCAGGCCTTTCGCCGGTTACCAACTCGAGAAGCACGGTCCCGAAGCTGAACACGTCGCCTTTGGGCGTAGCAACCAAAGTTTTTGTATACTCTGGAGCCACGTAACCGAAATCGCCGAATTCACCGTTTACGAAAGTACTCAAATGTGTATCGAGCGGGTTCATCAATCTGGCAAGGCCAAAATCGGAAATTTTGGGCTCGAATTCTGCGTCCAACAAGATGCACTTAGAACTTATGTTTCGGTGGATGATACGAGGGTTGCAGCTATGATGAAGCCACGCAAATCCTTTGGCTGCTCCGATTGCGATTTTGAGTCTCAGAGGCCAGTCGAGAGTGCACTCGCCAGCAGCAGGATGTAGTTGATCATGAAGCATTCCATTCGGCATGTTTTTATAGACCAAAAGCCTCTCTTTTTTGGCCATACAAAAACCTAAAAGAGGAACCAGATTACGATGTTTGACAATCCCAAGTGTCGCCATCTCAGACATAAATTCTTTCTCGGAGTGTTGAGATTCCTGCAATCTTTTCACCATGAATGCTGTGCCGTCTTCAAAAGTAGCTTTGTAAACGGTTCCCGTTCTTCCCGTCCCAATGATATTGCTATTACTGAAGTTGTTAGTAGCCTTCATGAGATCACTCAATTTCATTTTCGAAATCGATTTCTCAAATAGAGACACCTGATTTTCAGTTCAGTATAGTTAGTAACCGTagcattaaagtaaataaaaatgGAAATTTTTCCGATAAACGAGTGTAATCATGAGTCATGTGCGATGATGCATCAATATATAACTTACCTTAATTCCTTTAGTTCCTTTAATACTTCTTGCCCATTTGTTTCCTTCTGGATCTTCTTCCTTTCTCCTATAAGTACCGTGGCGCATGAAGAAGAACATTACAACGGCCAATCCTAACAATGCAAGAGTCACCGCACCAACAGCAGCTCCCGCTATAACTGCAGTGTTACTCTTGGAGGAAGCCTTGACCTTGCAAACACCCAATGAAAGAGATCCACAAAGACCTTGATTATTCGCATAATTTACAGTAACTTTACCGTCAGTGAAATTTGGAACTTGCCCGGTTAAAGAATTGTCGGATACATCAAATGCCTTAAGACGCGTGAGAGTGCCTAATTGTAGAGGAATTTGACCAGTAAGTTGATTCTGATTAAGTTTAAGGGTATTCAGATAAGTACAATTCGCAAGACTAAGAGGTATCTCTCCAGAAAACTCATTTGAAGATAAATCAAGAGACGTCACGTAGTTTAGAAGCGAAGATATATCAACTGGAATGGTCCCTGAGAGACCGTTGACCGAAAGATCTAATCCCGTTAAGCTCGAGCAATTAACAATGCCGCGTGGAAACTGACCCTTGAGTCCCATATTCGACAACTTGAGATTCAAGACCCTATTCTCATCAGGATGCCAACATTCAACACCAGTAAATCTACAGATAAACCCTTCGGTTTTATTGTTGAAATTCCATGAAGATGTCAAATAATTATTCGGATCGATCGATTTTTTTATAGTTTGCAAACAGAAGATATCAGTTTCAGTCCCATAGGTTATACCAGAACTAATCAGCAACAAGAAACTAACAAAAACATGATAACTGAAAACCCAGCTACTTTGAAGAACCATCTTCATCAAAATCATAAACACAAACCAAAAAGTAGTAATCTAGAAACCTCATTCATTAGTATCCATAGCACTAACAACAAGCCTCCTAAGAACACATCctgaaaaaaaaaatcaaaataacaGAAACACAGTTCAGAACTTCACACAAACCAAGCCAATTAGTCAACCATAAAACAATAGAGCAAGTCAATAAAAACAAActcataaaaaaaaaaaagaacttACTTTAGAACAAAACTAACACAGCCATGATATAAGGAAACTAAAACATCAATAACATGAGAAACCCATTAAAGTAAAATCAAGATACATGAATGAAAAAAACATAAATTTTCCATTTTTCACATAAATACTAAAAGACCCACCTGGGTTTTTCACAACCAAATGAAGCTTACATGAAAATTTTGTCTACCCAGAAGAAAATTCAAAAGGTAAAGACACAAATAAATATAAAGTTTGAAACTTTGAGATGAGAAGGGAACATGGAAGTTACCTCAAGATGATAATTGTGATAGATTTGTTGTGAACAGAAACAGGAAAAGGAAATGTGAATTGGGAATTGGAACGGGTCAAAGAAGGAAAGGCAAAAAATTCCAAGGATGAGAGAAGACTTGGAAAAGAGAACCGCGAAGACTTGTGAAAGTGAAAGTGCTTCTTCGGTTGAAAAATTGAGGTGTCTTGTTATTGGACAAACTAAAGAAAATTGTGACACAAAACAAAAAAGAAACAAcattttctttcaattttttaagaattttttcTTAAATTAGTAAGTGGCAATCAATAGGACAAATAATGGGCTATTGTTGATTTTCATGTTTTATTCAAAAATGAATAAATGCATTATTAGGGTGGTACGTTTTATTTTCTAAATAGGTGTAAACTATTAATTTATGGTTTAATATTTAAtgatattatttatttaaatttttactttttattgtaagaaaataattaatatttataaataaaaatatttataaaaaatatatattattaatgTTTTATATTTACTATCGATTTATCTATTAGATATGTAATTCAGTTTTCTACATGTGGTTACCGATAGTTCAACGTATGTGGTTATTGATAGTTCAATAAGTGATTAATGATAGTTATGTAGGTCGTTATTGATAGTTATGCATGTGATTAATGCTAACAATGTATGTGATTACTAACTAGAAGTTAGTTAGTAGTATAATCTTATACAAAAGATGTAACACTTGTTTGTAAAATTTTAATTCCATCATTTCAATTCCAATATACTCTTCTCTCTCAATCACTCTCTAATTCTCTTTTTAGTCATCATTTGTCAAGTAATTTGAGACACAAATTACCCAACGAATTGGTATCAATAACACTGGTTCGGTCTTCAATCTCTAACCATGGCAAATGGAAGCACTCCCTCTAACCAATTCCAAGCCAATTTACTAGTTTTTAAGAGAGAAAAATATGATAGTGTGTATGCGTAGATGAAAGTAATATTCAAATTTCAAAATGTGCTTGAAATCCTGAATGATGGCCAGTGGCGGAGtcagataaaaaaatttgggatggccgctaacgtaaaataaagattataaataaaatgtaaatagtattttaaataaaacattaaggttaaaataaatacaaagttaattactaaaaatttaaattacatgacttaaaactaccttaaagtaatgtTTTACGCGTTtcgagtgacttgaaatcgtcaataattgactctgaactaatgcttgcactaatctccctttcaatatatattGTCATGttatctccaagaaacccatcatccatcttgtttctcaacttagtcttaataattttcattgctgaaaaagacctctcagttgtggccgtagaaacgagaagagtcatgataagacgaaatagtctatcaatcaagaagtaagtttcagcctgcccagatgcaaccaaacatgaacatagttcttgaatagttgataaattattcaagtttgatgtttgacgagcaacaaataggaaatgttggagttgaaattgcaaattattcttctctagatcactaaaatccataggataatatttttcaactaaagaacaaatagtatcaatgctaaaagctttatattCATCCTTAGGAaataaagaacaagaaagagttaacaaatccattgcctgctcactgaatctgctattcaactcttgtaactatttgtcaatggtagtgaaaaagatttcaactttaaagtaatgttgaattgtgacttgattctcttcaagacgggagcgtccaaatcttgttgttgaatgaacatcattaagatcaggaatctcaataccatgcttttcacaaaaaggTACCAttttagtaaacaatatatcccaaccattttctctcaaaccttgaataagatgttttgttgaacgaaccaagttcatagcattaactacatcttgattttttttgtaaggcttgataaagcatatctgttattcccatgatttctttcatcaagtgcaaaataaatataaaatcaaatgtctttaagtaattgtaacaactatctgcatccccacgtgtagcataactccctctatcttttgcaattttttttaaaactaaacaagttgcttcatacatgtttatcaagctagaaattgaatcgtaatgtgatccccaacgagtatctccagctcgtttcaatgtaccaacttgatttgcacctttaccagttacaatctcatcaatctctaacaaataagcaatttcttctaattgggcagcttgtaactcatcatgacgctttgtagaagaacaaacaacattcacaacaaagatcaacttctcaaaaaatttatgaacaggtttgacttctcttgatgatgtaactaatgcaagttgcaatcaatgagcaaaacaatgaacatagtatgcataaggacaatccttcataaagagggcttgtaaatcattccattctcctctcatattgctagcaccatcatacccttggccacgaatgttagaaacatcaaggttatatcgagaaagtatatcacatattgcttccttaagagttaaagatgtggtgtctttaacatgtgccacatcaaaaaatctctcttgtattaaaccaactttatcaacaaatcttaatacaagagccatttgttccttttttgactcatcacgagcttcatcaacaacaatacaaaatttggaatcaccaattttctcacgaatactctttttcaccctactagaaagaatttgcaaaagctctttttgaatttgatgtgaagtatacttgcaattttgtagagcattttccaacacaacttttgcaacttcatcattgcaggatgctaaaagtttcaataactcaagaaagttaccttaatttcttgatttgctactttcgtcgtgacccctaaaagcacaagcttgtagtgttaaccaacgaacagtgtcaattgaagtcttaagtcgtaaccgattattcattctttgacttgaactttgcagttgaataacatttctaatatggccatcttgattcaacaattcttgacaagctttcattaCATTGTTGTGTGGTaagcaaggatccttccctatgtgtttaagaaaggaacaatgtttttcattcctaactttcttccaatttctaaaacccatagaaataaagacaagtgatccgggacgtccacttagttttttgctaaaaaggtaacatggtaagcaatatgcggcatcttcagatggtgaatattctaaccatgatggaaatatgctaaatcaagtatgttgaaaccttctcggatgatcctcgttaccggacaaaggatagttttctaaatgaatttgatatggaccccattttagataagttcttcgtattgcatccacttgatttggtggatattgccaaatcggaagacgctttccaggatcgcgttctaaagaattttcaaaaccattatactcttcaattgttggattctcaagaactgtttcagattcggatgtcgggattataatttcttcatctctctcttctctttcaaattcacatgctttccttttgaaaaaagaatcaattttcctattattcatctttactcttcctataatatcatatcagatccaaaaatcaatttagagaacataaaaattaaaagagaaaaaaattaataaactta includes:
- the LOC127076602 gene encoding probably inactive leucine-rich repeat receptor-like protein kinase At5g48380; this encodes MILMKMVLQSSWVFSYHVFVSFLLLISSGITYGTETDIFCLQTIKKSIDPNNYLTSSWNFNNKTEGFICRFTGVECWHPDENRVLNLKLSNMGLKGQFPRGIVNCSSLTGLDLSVNGLSGTIPVDISSLLNYVTSLDLSSNEFSGEIPLSLANCTYLNTLKLNQNQLTGQIPLQLGTLTRLKAFDVSDNSLTGQVPNFTDGKVTVNYANNQGLCGSLSLGVCKVKASSKSNTAVIAGAAVGAVTLALLGLAVVMFFFMRHGTYRRKEEDPEGNKWARSIKGTKGIKVSLFEKSISKMKLSDLMKATNNFSNSNIIGTGRTGTVYKATFEDGTAFMVKRLQESQHSEKEFMSEMATLGIVKHRNLVPLLGFCMAKKERLLVYKNMPNGMLHDQLHPAAGECTLDWPLRLKIAIGAAKGFAWLHHSCNPRIIHRNISSKCILLDAEFEPKISDFGLARLMNPLDTHLSTFVNGEFGDFGYVAPEYTKTLVATPKGDVFSFGTVLLELVTGERPASVAKAPETFKGNLVEWIAELTTNSKLHDAIDESLVDKGDDNELFQFLKVACNCVSETPKQRPTMFEVYQFLRAIGSRYNFTTEDEILIPEDIGNDNMDELIVAREGNN